A region from the Paenarthrobacter aurescens genome encodes:
- a CDS encoding ABC transporter permease subunit — MPKPELRELPTTPAPAGPARPDINGSSAGQSVRPKKPTRHPDSLKGTIAKVVLLGLVDAFAVYVLMMLFLSQSWAALAVSSLVVLAINWIYLRKGGLPAKYLAPGVLFLLVFQVLVVVFSGYIAFTNYGDGHNSTKDDAISAIQLTAQKRVPDSPAYKASVLTKGNDYYLLFTDPSGKAQIGSTEQPLTEAPDAGKDSTGKATTLPGYQTLKFQEIVASQQEILKITVPVSDNPADGTLRTADGSTAYQFKPALNYDAATDTFTDTETGREYRDNGKGAFADANGETLATGWKIDVGMDNFVRAFTDPSLRGPLLGVILWTFTFSIASVALTFVMGLFLATTFNREDLRGKKVYRILMILPYSFPAFLSGLVWSGILNPEFGWLNQTLLGGANIGWLTDPVLAKISVLVVNVWLGFPYMFLVCTGALQSLPSEIDEAARMDGASAWRVFRSIKLPLLLVSVAPLLISSFAFNFNNFNVIYMLTGGGPRFADTDRDIGSTDILITLVYKVAFGQGTGRDYGLASALAIIIFIIVATISAISFKQTKALEDVN; from the coding sequence ATGCCAAAACCAGAACTCCGTGAACTGCCAACCACCCCAGCCCCCGCAGGCCCGGCCCGGCCGGACATCAACGGCAGCAGCGCGGGTCAATCCGTACGCCCAAAGAAACCCACCCGCCATCCGGATTCCCTCAAAGGCACCATTGCCAAAGTTGTCCTGCTGGGACTGGTGGACGCATTCGCGGTGTACGTCCTGATGATGCTGTTCCTCAGCCAGTCGTGGGCTGCGCTGGCAGTGTCCTCGCTGGTGGTTCTGGCGATTAACTGGATCTACCTCCGCAAAGGTGGGCTACCGGCCAAGTACCTGGCTCCCGGGGTGCTGTTCCTCCTGGTGTTCCAAGTCCTGGTGGTGGTGTTCAGCGGTTACATAGCCTTCACCAACTACGGCGACGGCCATAACAGCACCAAAGATGATGCCATTTCGGCCATCCAACTCACAGCCCAAAAGCGCGTACCGGACTCACCTGCCTACAAGGCTTCCGTCCTGACCAAAGGCAACGATTACTACCTGCTCTTTACCGATCCCTCAGGGAAAGCCCAAATAGGCAGCACGGAACAGCCGCTCACAGAAGCTCCGGACGCCGGCAAGGATTCAACAGGCAAAGCCACCACCCTGCCGGGCTACCAGACGCTGAAGTTCCAGGAGATTGTGGCCAGCCAGCAGGAGATCCTGAAAATCACGGTGCCGGTTTCGGACAATCCCGCCGATGGAACGTTGCGCACAGCGGACGGCAGTACCGCGTACCAGTTCAAGCCGGCACTGAACTACGACGCCGCCACGGACACCTTCACGGACACCGAAACGGGCCGGGAATACCGCGATAACGGAAAGGGCGCCTTCGCAGATGCAAACGGCGAAACCCTGGCCACCGGCTGGAAGATCGATGTTGGCATGGACAACTTCGTCCGGGCCTTCACAGATCCCAGCCTGCGCGGACCCCTCCTGGGCGTGATCCTCTGGACGTTCACCTTCTCCATTGCCTCCGTTGCCCTGACGTTTGTGATGGGTCTTTTCCTGGCCACAACGTTCAACCGCGAGGACCTCCGCGGTAAGAAGGTTTACAGGATTCTCATGATCCTGCCGTACTCATTCCCCGCGTTCCTGTCCGGCCTGGTGTGGTCCGGCATACTGAATCCCGAGTTCGGCTGGCTCAACCAAACATTGCTGGGCGGCGCGAACATCGGCTGGCTCACGGACCCGGTCCTGGCCAAGATCAGCGTGCTGGTGGTCAACGTTTGGTTGGGTTTCCCGTACATGTTCCTGGTGTGCACCGGTGCGCTGCAATCGTTGCCCTCAGAGATTGACGAGGCAGCCCGCATGGATGGAGCTTCTGCCTGGCGGGTGTTCCGCTCCATTAAGCTGCCACTTCTGTTGGTCTCCGTAGCGCCGTTGCTCATCTCATCCTTCGCCTTCAACTTCAACAACTTCAACGTGATCTACATGCTCACCGGCGGTGGCCCGCGCTTTGCGGACACTGACCGGGACATCGGATCCACGGACATCCTGATCACGCTGGTTTACAAGGTGGCGTTCGGCCAGGGAACGGGACGCGACTACGGCCTGGCCAGCGCTCTGGCCATCATCATCTTCATTATTGTGGCCACCATTTCGGCCATCAGCTTCAAGCAGACCAAAGCACTCGAGGACGTGAACTGA
- a CDS encoding sugar ABC transporter permease translates to MSVRTIAATKETTLDAGARPLQAKRRPFGAWFKDKGWRHVVGVLTTIFAVFPLLYVLSAALDSNGTLVGSNGLFTRFDTGNFVALFSDPTRPFARWFLNTLVVGTVTSAATVFLGAMAAYAFSRMRFKGRRMGLLTLLLLQMFPQLLAVVAIFLLLSGISQVIPALGLGSQLGLIMVYLGGALGVNTYLMYGFFNTVPQSLDEAAKIDGASHVQIFFGIILRLVTPILAVVGLLAFIGISSEFVIASVVLTDPDSQTLAVGLYSYVAQQRSENWGVFAAGAVIAAIPVMALFLFLQKYIVSGLTAGSVKG, encoded by the coding sequence ATGAGCGTACGCACCATCGCCGCCACTAAGGAAACAACGCTCGACGCCGGCGCCCGGCCCCTGCAGGCAAAACGACGTCCTTTCGGGGCTTGGTTCAAGGACAAAGGCTGGCGGCACGTGGTTGGGGTTCTCACCACCATCTTTGCCGTGTTCCCGCTGCTCTACGTGTTGTCCGCCGCCCTGGATTCCAACGGCACCCTGGTGGGTTCCAACGGACTGTTCACCAGATTCGATACCGGCAACTTCGTGGCTCTGTTCAGCGACCCCACCCGTCCTTTTGCCCGCTGGTTCCTCAACACCCTGGTGGTGGGAACAGTGACATCGGCCGCCACCGTATTCCTGGGGGCCATGGCCGCTTACGCTTTCTCCCGCATGCGCTTCAAGGGGCGCCGCATGGGACTCTTGACCCTGCTCCTGCTGCAGATGTTCCCGCAACTGCTGGCCGTCGTCGCCATCTTCCTGCTCTTGAGCGGCATCTCCCAAGTGATCCCGGCCTTGGGGCTGGGCAGCCAGCTGGGCCTGATCATGGTCTACCTTGGCGGTGCGCTGGGTGTGAACACCTACCTGATGTACGGGTTCTTCAACACGGTCCCGCAGTCATTGGATGAAGCAGCCAAGATTGACGGCGCCAGTCATGTGCAGATCTTCTTTGGCATCATCCTGCGCCTGGTCACCCCCATCCTTGCCGTGGTGGGCCTGCTTGCCTTCATTGGCATCTCCAGCGAATTCGTGATCGCCAGCGTGGTGCTGACCGATCCGGACAGCCAGACGCTCGCCGTCGGCCTTTACTCCTATGTGGCGCAGCAGCGCTCCGAGAACTGGGGCGTTTTCGCCGCAGGTGCCGTGATCGCCGCGATCCCTGTCATGGCACTGTTCCTCTTCCTGCAGAAGTACATTGTCAGCGGCCTGACCGCGGGCTCAGTGAAAGGCTGA
- a CDS encoding glycoside hydrolase family 13 protein, with amino-acid sequence MSVDSLLSVATHEPTAAFTQLTPVHDASMAHGWWRSAVIYQIYPRSFRDLNGDGVGDLAGITAELTHLAGLGVDAVWLSPFYRSPQRDAGYDVSDYCDVDPLFGTLTDFDALIAEANRLNLRVIADLVPNHCSDQHVAFQAALAAGAGSAERDMFIFRDGQGPDGNEPPNNWQSHFGGPAWTRITEPNGQAGQWFLHLFDSSQPDFNWDNPAVHAEFERVLRFWLDRGISGFRVDVAHALVKATGLPNWGGRADGNSTDGFPGHDAPMFGQPALHDIYRRWRSILEEYGPDRILCAEANVDPLPRLAQWVRPDEMHQAFNFPYLHAGLDVNRLRHIITDSLVSLDAVGAPSTWVLSNHDVVRHVSRFGYDGPGPRDGDGIGPDDVQPNEELGRRRAASATMFMLGLPGGAYIYQGEELGLPDSFSIPGNMRQDPTFARTGGARIGRDGCRVPLPWRSSEPHSGFGNGQDPWLPQPESWPALARDKQEADPASHLNLYRHMLALRATHRLGEGSLAWVEDYCSDTSLAYLNGNALVIMNVGEEAMPLPAGQTILRSTGANSADFPGVDLLGSGETIWLTAS; translated from the coding sequence ATGTCCGTTGATTCCTTGCTCTCGGTTGCGACCCACGAGCCCACTGCAGCTTTCACGCAGCTGACCCCGGTCCACGACGCCTCCATGGCGCACGGCTGGTGGCGTTCCGCTGTGATCTACCAGATCTACCCGCGCTCTTTCCGCGACCTCAACGGTGACGGTGTAGGAGACTTGGCGGGAATCACTGCCGAGCTCACCCACCTGGCCGGGCTGGGCGTGGACGCCGTATGGTTGTCGCCCTTCTACCGCTCGCCCCAGCGCGATGCAGGATATGACGTCAGTGATTACTGCGACGTCGATCCCCTCTTCGGCACCCTGACCGACTTCGATGCCCTCATTGCCGAGGCCAACAGACTCAACCTGCGCGTCATCGCTGACCTTGTCCCCAACCACTGCTCGGATCAGCACGTAGCTTTCCAGGCAGCCCTTGCTGCCGGGGCCGGCAGCGCGGAGCGGGACATGTTCATCTTCAGGGACGGACAAGGTCCGGATGGCAATGAGCCTCCCAACAACTGGCAATCACACTTCGGCGGCCCTGCTTGGACACGCATCACGGAGCCGAACGGGCAAGCCGGTCAGTGGTTCCTGCATCTCTTCGACTCCTCGCAGCCGGACTTCAACTGGGACAACCCCGCCGTCCACGCCGAGTTTGAACGCGTGCTCCGCTTCTGGCTGGACCGCGGAATCTCCGGTTTCCGCGTGGACGTGGCCCACGCCCTGGTCAAAGCCACAGGACTGCCCAACTGGGGTGGCCGGGCAGACGGCAACAGCACCGATGGCTTCCCGGGCCACGACGCACCCATGTTTGGCCAGCCTGCCCTGCACGATATCTATCGCCGCTGGCGTTCCATCCTGGAAGAGTACGGACCAGACCGCATCCTGTGCGCAGAAGCCAACGTGGACCCGCTTCCCCGCCTGGCACAGTGGGTGCGGCCCGATGAAATGCACCAGGCCTTCAACTTCCCCTACCTGCACGCAGGACTGGACGTAAACCGCCTCCGCCACATCATCACTGACTCCTTGGTCTCCTTGGATGCCGTGGGTGCCCCGAGCACCTGGGTGCTGTCCAACCACGACGTCGTCCGGCACGTCTCCCGCTTCGGCTACGACGGACCAGGACCCCGGGACGGCGACGGAATCGGCCCTGACGACGTCCAGCCCAACGAGGAACTCGGACGACGACGGGCTGCCTCAGCCACCATGTTCATGCTGGGCCTGCCTGGCGGCGCCTACATCTACCAAGGCGAAGAACTGGGCCTCCCCGACTCCTTCAGCATCCCGGGAAACATGCGCCAGGACCCCACGTTCGCCAGGACCGGCGGAGCGCGCATCGGCCGCGATGGCTGCCGTGTGCCGCTGCCTTGGCGTTCCTCCGAGCCGCACTCCGGATTCGGCAACGGCCAGGATCCCTGGCTGCCCCAACCGGAGTCCTGGCCCGCGCTGGCGAGGGACAAGCAGGAGGCAGATCCGGCGTCGCACCTTAACCTCTACCGCCACATGCTCGCCCTCCGCGCTACACATCGCCTTGGCGAGGGTTCCCTCGCCTGGGTGGAGGACTACTGCAGCGACACCTCGCTGGCCTACCTCAACGGCAACGCCCTGGTGATCATGAACGTTGGGGAGGAGGCCATGCCGCTGCCGGCAGGACAGACCATCCTGCGGAGCACAGGAGCGAACAGCGCAGATTTTCCGGGCGTTGATCTACTAGGCTCAGGGGAGACAATCTGGCTCACTGCCAGCTAA
- a CDS encoding maltose ABC transporter substrate-binding protein: MKVHNTLATQTTRRVFATGAISVAAALALSACGGSASTAPASAEAKPDLKAAGAGVITMWVDAERSPALKDITEKFKSDAGIEVKLVVKDFAAVRDDFITQVPTGQGPDLIVGPHDWIGKFVQNGVIAPIELGDKAGQFQDSSIKAMTYNGAVYGVPYAIENIALLRNTSIVENKAATFDEVVANGKKAVAEGKATFPFLVGMDPKQADPYHLYPLQASMGSQVFGKNADGGYDAKQLLIGDAAGVEFARKLAAWGDAGEKIINSNITGDIAKEKFLAGESPYFLTGPWNVPDVQKKGIKFAVDELPTTGSQPAQPFIGVNGFFISAKSANALATNEFVTNYLTSESAQDSMYAAGGRPPALKASFTKAASDPVVEAFGKIGSTGVPMPAVPEMSAVWADWGATELAIIKGQGDPAEAWTKMADSIKSKIGG, translated from the coding sequence ATGAAGGTGCACAATACCCTCGCGACTCAGACCACCCGGCGTGTTTTCGCCACTGGTGCGATTTCCGTAGCAGCAGCCTTGGCGCTGAGTGCCTGCGGTGGAAGCGCATCCACTGCCCCCGCTTCGGCAGAGGCAAAACCGGACCTCAAAGCTGCGGGAGCCGGTGTGATCACCATGTGGGTTGACGCTGAACGCTCCCCGGCGCTGAAGGACATCACCGAGAAATTCAAGTCAGATGCCGGCATTGAAGTGAAGCTGGTTGTCAAAGACTTCGCGGCTGTCCGTGACGACTTCATTACCCAAGTACCCACCGGTCAGGGCCCGGACTTGATTGTTGGACCTCACGACTGGATTGGAAAGTTTGTCCAGAACGGTGTGATCGCGCCGATCGAGCTGGGCGACAAAGCCGGACAGTTCCAGGACTCCTCCATCAAAGCCATGACCTACAACGGTGCTGTCTACGGTGTTCCGTACGCGATCGAAAACATTGCCCTGCTCCGCAACACCAGCATCGTGGAGAACAAAGCTGCCACGTTCGATGAAGTGGTGGCCAACGGAAAGAAGGCTGTTGCAGAGGGCAAAGCCACGTTCCCGTTCCTGGTAGGTATGGACCCGAAACAGGCCGATCCCTATCACCTCTACCCGCTGCAGGCCTCCATGGGTTCGCAGGTGTTCGGCAAGAACGCCGACGGCGGTTACGACGCCAAGCAGCTCCTGATCGGTGACGCGGCCGGCGTCGAATTCGCCAGGAAACTGGCCGCCTGGGGTGACGCCGGTGAGAAGATCATCAACTCCAACATCACCGGGGACATTGCCAAGGAGAAGTTCCTGGCCGGCGAATCTCCGTATTTCCTGACGGGTCCGTGGAACGTCCCGGACGTTCAGAAGAAGGGCATCAAGTTTGCCGTCGATGAGCTGCCCACCACCGGCAGCCAGCCCGCCCAGCCGTTCATCGGCGTCAACGGCTTCTTCATCAGCGCCAAGAGCGCCAATGCTTTGGCCACCAACGAGTTCGTCACCAACTACCTCACCTCAGAGTCGGCACAGGACTCCATGTACGCCGCAGGCGGACGTCCCCCGGCACTGAAGGCTTCGTTCACTAAAGCAGCCAGCGATCCCGTAGTGGAGGCGTTCGGCAAGATCGGTTCCACCGGCGTACCCATGCCTGCAGTTCCGGAGATGAGCGCGGTATGGGCTGACTGGGGAGCCACCGAGCTGGCCATCATCAAGGGTCAGGGTGATCCGGCTGAAGCCTGGACCAAGATGGCCGACAGCATCAAGTCCAAGATCGGCGGCTAG